CAAGTCCAACGTGGACCAGCTCAACGGCGTGGCGCAGGTGCTGGTGAACCAGAAGGCGGCGCTGTCGGAATCGCTGACGGACGCGCCGCTGGCCCTGGGCAACCTGCAGAACTCCTACAACGCGGCCTCCGGAACCCTGGACACCCGCGCGGTGATCAACGAGCTGAACGAGCCGCCGCTGGTCGGCGTGTGCAAGCTCGTCCGCCAACCGGCCGCGGGCACCCCGCTGCAGCTGCCGGACAACGTGCTCGACGCCTGCAACGCGATCCAGCCGGTGCTCGACGGGCTGCTGCCCGTCTCCAGCATCGCGGACCTGCTCTCGCAGGTGCAGGGGAATCCGCCCGCGCAGCAGAACGGCGGCGCGGCCGGGGACCCCGTGCTCCCGCTCGGTGGCACCGGTGCCCCGCTCGTCACCGGAGGTGGCCAGTGATCAGCCGCGGAACCTTCGCGAACCGGCGGGCGGCTCGGCCCGCGGGATCGGCCCGGCTCGGCGCCGGGAAGATCGTCGCCCTCGCCACCACCGCGCTGGTGCTGGTGAGCGGCTGCGGATTCACCGGAGTCTCCGGCTTACCGCTGCCCGGCGGCGCCGACCTCGGCGACAAGCCCTACCAGGTGAAGGTGCGCTTCGCTGACGTCCTGGACCTGGTGCCCAACGCCGGAGTGCGCGTCAACGACGTGCCCGTCGGCCGGGTCAGCGAGATCGGACTCGCCCCCGGCTCCTGGGACGCCGAAGCGGTCCTGCAGGTCAACCGCGACGTCAAGCTGCCGGGCAACGCCATCGCCCGGCTGCGCCAATCCAGCCTGCTCGGTGAGAAGTACGTCGAACTCGCCGTGCCGCCCGAACCCGAGGCGCCGCAGGGCAAGCTCATCAACGGCGACGTCATCGGCATCGACCGCAGCGGTCGCAACCCCGAGGTCGAAGAAGTCCTCGGTGCGCTGTCGCTGCTGCTCAACGGCGGTGGCGTGTCCCAGCTGCAGAACATCACCCGCGAGCTCAACAACGCGCTCGAAGGACGCGAAGCCGACGCCCGCAACCTGCTCGGCAACCTCGACGAACTCGTCGCCGGCCTGGACGCGCAGCGCGACGACATCACCCGCGCCCTCGACAGCGTCAACCGGCTCTCCGCGAGCCTCAACGAGCAACGCGGCAACATCGACACCGCGCTGCGCGACCTCGAACCCGGACTGCGCGTGCTCAACGACCAGCGCGGTCAGCTCGTGACGATGCTGCAGTCGCTGGACAAGCTCTCCGGGGTCGCCACCAACGTCGTCGACCAGAGCCAGGACGACCTGGTGCACAACCTGCAAGCCCTGCAACCGACGCTGGCGCAGCTGGAGGCGGCGGGCGACGACCTGCCGAAGTCCTTCGAGATCCTGCTGACCTACCCGTTCACCGACGGCGCGGCGCAAGGCATCAAGGGCGACTACACGAACCTCTACATCGACGCCGATCTCAACCTCACCAACATCATCGGCAACATCGGCCGCGCCCGGCAGCCGCTGATCGACCTGCCCGGAGCACCGCCGCTGCCGCTGCAACCGCAGGCGCCGCAGGCACCGGGAACGGGCGGCACCGATCCCACGGCACCCGAAACGTCTCCCGCCCCGAAGCCGGACGACGAAGACGGTGGGCTGCTCGACTTCCTGTTCGGAGGCGATGACTGATGCTCACGCGCAAAACCCGTCTGCAGATCGTCGCGTTCCTGGCGATCGCGCTCGTCGGCATCGGCTACGCGGGTGCCCGCTACGCCGGGCTGGACCGGTTGCTCGGTCCGCGCGGCTACGTCGTGACCATGAACCTGGCCGACTCCGGCGGCATCTTCGACAACGCCGAGGTCACCTACCGCGGCGTGCCCATCGGGCGGGTCGGGGAGATGAAGCTCACCAGCGGTGGGATCGAAGTGCCGCTGGACATCGAGGCCGGGCACAAGCGCATCCCCTCCGACGTCGATGCCGTGGTCACCAACCGCTCCGCCGTCGGTGAGCAGTACGTCGACCTGCGGCCCAGGAAGGACGGCGGACCGTTCCTGAAGGACGGCTCCGTCATCAACCGCGCCGCCACCAGCA
This window of the Saccharopolyspora gloriosae genome carries:
- a CDS encoding MCE family protein is translated as MVALATTALVLVSGCGFTGVSGLPLPGGADLGDKPYQVKVRFADVLDLVPNAGVRVNDVPVGRVSEIGLAPGSWDAEAVLQVNRDVKLPGNAIARLRQSSLLGEKYVELAVPPEPEAPQGKLINGDVIGIDRSGRNPEVEEVLGALSLLLNGGGVSQLQNITRELNNALEGREADARNLLGNLDELVAGLDAQRDDITRALDSVNRLSASLNEQRGNIDTALRDLEPGLRVLNDQRGQLVTMLQSLDKLSGVATNVVDQSQDDLVHNLQALQPTLAQLEAAGDDLPKSFEILLTYPFTDGAAQGIKGDYTNLYIDADLNLTNIIGNIGRARQPLIDLPGAPPLPLQPQAPQAPGTGGTDPTAPETSPAPKPDDEDGGLLDFLFGGDD